One window from the genome of Cuculus canorus isolate bCucCan1 chromosome 12, bCucCan1.pri, whole genome shotgun sequence encodes:
- the AAGAB gene encoding alpha- and gamma-adaptin-binding protein p34 has product MAAEGPLALVTSCGAGCAGEELVRRITGKDDITVGAITTGKVTFYPWTIDNKYYSADIHLCVVPNTFLVTEDIAESVQAFVVYFDSTIEYGLDSVSEWLPLTEEWLPEVMILVCNRVSETGVNRQKAQEWCIKHGFELVELNPEELPDEDDDFPESTGVKRIVQALNANVWSNVVMKSDRTQGFGRLGTLAGANCIVGSEENQDTESNPSAAGRGESHVDNRDDGASTTALQIDSIADPMLDMDIQELASLTTRDGDLENFERLFSKLKKMKDKAAMLPHEQRKLHAEKVAKAFWMAIGGDRDEIEGLSSDEEN; this is encoded by the exons ATGGCGGCGGAGGGCCCGCTGGCGCTCGTCACCAGCTGCGGCGCCGGGTGCGCGGGCGAGGAGCTCGTCAGAC GTATCACAGGAAAAGATGACATTACTGTGGGTGCAATTACAACTGGAAAAGTAACTTTTTACCCCTGGACAATAGATAATAAGTACTACTCTGCAGATATTCACCTCTGTGTAGTACCAAACACATTTCTTGTTACTGAAGACATTGCTGAATCTGTGCAAGCATTTGTTGTGTACTTCGACAGCACAATA GAATATGGACTTGATAGTGTCTCAGAATGGCTGCCCCTGACCGAAGAGTGGTTACCAGAAGTCATGATCCTGGTTTGTAACAGAGTGTCTGAAACTG GTGTTAACAGACAGAAAGCTCAAGAATGGTGCATCAAGCATGGCTTTGAACTGGTCGAACTTAACCCTGAGGAACTGCCTGATGAAGATG ATGATTTTCCAGAGTCCACCGGAGTGAAACGAATTGTACAAGCATTGAATGCCAACGTGTGGTCCAACGTAGTCATGAAGAGCG acaGGACCCAGGGCTTCGGTCGCCTCGGTACGTTAGCAGGTGCCAACTGTATCGTTGGCTCAGAAGAGAACCAAGACACAGAA TCCAATCCatcagcagcaggcagaggagaatCCCATGTAGACAACAGAGATGATGGAGCTAGCACGACCGCCCTGCAGATCGACAGCATTGCAG ATCCCATGTTAGATATGGACATTCAAGAGTTGGCCAGCCTGACCACAAGAGATGGTGACCTGGAGAACTTCGAAAGGctgttttcaaagctgaaaaaaatgaaag ATAAAGCTGCAATGTTACCTCATGAGCAAAGAAAACTACACGCCGAAAAG GTGGCCAAAGCGTTCTGGATGGCAATTGGTGGAGACAGAGATGAAATTGAAGGCCTCTCTTCTGATGAAGAAAACTAA